Below is a genomic region from Cognatiyoonia koreensis.
TCGAAAACCGGGATGCCATTCGCGCGACACAGGTCAATGACCTTCTGGCGCGTGATGCCATTCATGCAGTAATCGCCCGTACTGGTCCAGACTTCGCCTTTGCGCACAATAAAGAAATTGCAAGCGTTTGTCGTATTCACGAACCCATGTACATCCAACATCAGCGCCTCATCCGCGCCTGCTTTTTCGGCTGCTATGCAAGCAAGGATACAGTTCAGTTTAGAGTGACTGTTGAGCTTTGGATCTTGCGTCATCGGCAAACCACGCAGATGGGGGACCGTAGCAAGTCTAATCGGGCGCGGAATCTTTGGCCGGGAATGCTCCATTATGATCACGAAGGTCGGACCACTTCGGGAGAGACTGGGGTGCTGGAACGGACGGATCTTCGTCCCTCGCGTAATCATCAGACGCGCATGGGCGTCCGTGGTCATATCGTTCGCAGTTTGCGTTTCGAACAGTGCGTTCTTAACGCCGTTTCGATCGTGACCTATATTCAGGTCGACCGCTTTCGCTGCTTCAAACAACCGATCTAGATGGGCGTCAAGAAACGCCCATGTCCCGTTATAAAGGCGCAGACCCTCCCAGACACCGTCCCCGAGCATGAACCCACTATCATAGACGCTCACCGTCGCCTCTGATTTTGGAACAAGCTTTCCGTTCACGTAGATCAGGATGCTTTCATTCCTGGCATCATCCTCTGCCTGATGTGTCGTGACAGTGG
It encodes:
- a CDS encoding D-amino acid aminotransferase; translation: MTTVTTHQAEDDARNESILIYVNGKLVPKSEATVSVYDSGFMLGDGVWEGLRLYNGTWAFLDAHLDRLFEAAKAVDLNIGHDRNGVKNALFETQTANDMTTDAHARLMITRGTKIRPFQHPSLSRSGPTFVIIMEHSRPKIPRPIRLATVPHLRGLPMTQDPKLNSHSKLNCILACIAAEKAGADEALMLDVHGFVNTTNACNFFIVRKGEVWTSTGDYCMNGITRQKVIDLCRANGIPVFERNFSLVDTYGADESFLTGTFGAQTPVCHIDGRQIGDGRMGPVTERLRSLYKDMIMEECA